The Flavobacterium faecale genomic sequence TTGTTTAAATGAATAACCCTTTAACATTAGCAGCAAATAATTTAACAGCTATCGCCAAAAGAACAATCCCAAACGTTTTTCGAACTACCCCTAGACCGTCTTGTCCTAAAAGTTTTTCGATTTTTGAAGATGATTTTAAAACAAAAAACACGATGGTAATATTAATTATAATGGCGATTACGATATTAATAGAATGATATTGAGAGCGTAGTGATAGCAGTGTTGTCATTGTACCCGCACCCGCTACGAGGGGAAATGCGATTGGAACAATAGAGGCAGAGCTTGCTTCTTCATCGCGATAAATACGGATACCCAAAATCATTTCGAGTGCGATACAAAACAAGACAAATGAACCCGCTACAGCAAAGGAGTTTACATCGATACCTACTACTTTTAAGAAACTTTCTCCTGTAAATAAGAAGATAAGCATGATGATACCAGCAACAATAGAGGCTTTTCCAGACTCAATTATACCGTGTTTTCTTTTTAAATCAACGATAATAGGTACAGACCCTACGATATCGATTACTGCAAAAAGAACCATTCCTACTGTTAGTATTTCATTGAAATCTATAAACATATTTTTTTAACAAAGATATTTAATTTTGTTTAAAATCTGTAAAAGTCAACAAGTATTTCATTTGGATTTGTTTGCGGTAATAGTCTTCATCAAAATCGCTGTTTTCTCTTTTGTTTGACTACCTTTGCACTTTATAATTATAGTCCATCCCACCCATGTTTCAATTAGGAAAAACCATCGTTTCAGAAGATATTTTAGGTAAAGAATTTGTTTGTAATCTGTCCGCATGCAAGGGTGCTTGTTGCGTTGATGGAGATGCTGGAGCACCATTGAGTGCCGAGGAGACAAAAATTCTTGAGGAAATATATCCAAAGGTGAAGCCTTTTTTGAGGAAAGAAGGAATTGCGGCTATCGAAGCGCAAGGTACTTGGACAACGGGTACTGATGGTGAACTTGAAACACCATTAATTGACAATAAGGATTGTTCCTATGTAATTTTTGACGGAAAAACGGCACTGTGTGGTATCGAGCAAGCCTATAATCAAGGCTTAGTTGATTGGAAAAAACCAGTTTCGTGTCATTTATATCCCATTCGAATTAAAGATTTCTCAGAATTTGCTGCTGTAAATTATGATAAATGGGACATATGTGATGACGCCTGTTCTTTGGGTAAGGAATTGGAAGTTCCAGTCTATAAATTTGTCAAAGAAGCCCTTGTGAGAAGGTTTGGAGAGGACTGGTACGCAGAGCTTGATTTGGTTGCTCAAGAGTGGAAAAGTCAAGGTTCAAAATTGCGCTAAATCCCTTTGTTTATAGTCTTTAAGAGCGCTTTTTACTACCGCTTTTTCTACTTTTTTAAGTTTTCAACACTTTGATTTTCAATTAATTGCGAATTCCGCAATTAATTTGCTGTTTTTTATCTTTGTTAAAAACTATCACTAATTGTGGATAAGTTTGACTTTTAAAATACGCAATATTTCGCCATCTTTGTACTCCGTAAAAACGGGTATTTTTTACATTAATTTTCAATAAAATAAAACTATATAGATATGTCTCAAGTTGAACCAATTTTACAAGAGAATAAGAATCGTTTTGTGATTTTTCCTATCAAGCACCATGATATCTGGGAATTTTACAAGTCTATGGAAGCTAGCTTCTGGACGGCTGAAGAAATTGATTTGTCACAAGATTTAAATGACTGGAATAATAAGTTGAGTGATGATGAAAGATACTTCATCAAACACATTTTGGCTTTCTTCGCGGCATCTGACGGAATCGTAAATGAAAACTTAGCGGAGAACTTTGTGAACGAAGTGCAGTATGCTGAAGCTAAATTTTTCTACGGTTTTCAAATCATGATGGAGAACATTCATAGTGAGACGTACTCACTATTGATTGATACCTACGTGAAAGATGAAGCTGAGAAAGATGACTTATTCAACGCATTGGAAGTTTTTCCAGCGATCAAGAAAAAAGCCGACTGGGCTTTGAAATGGATTGACTCTGATTCATTCGCAGAACGTTTAATAGCTTTTGCAGCAGTAGAAGGGATTTTCTTCTCAGGAGCTTTTTGTTCTATTTACTGGTTGAAAAAACGTGGTTTAATGCCAGGTTTGACTTTTTCTAACGAATTAATTTCGCGTGACGAAGGGGTACACTGTGATTTTGCAGTGCATTTACACAACCACCACTTGATTAACCCTGTGTCTAAGGAAAGAATCAGAACAATTATCGTTGACGCTTTGAATATTGAGCGTGAATTTATCACAGAATCATTACCAGTAAGTTTGATTGGTATGAATGCTGTTTTGATGACACAATATTTAGAGTTTGTTGCTGATAGACTATTGGTTGAATTAGGTTGCGAAAGAGAATACAATACAACAAATCCATTTGATTTCATGGATATGATTTCGTTGCAAGGAAAAACAAACTTCTTCGAAAAGAAAGTTGCCGAATATCAAAAATCAGGTGTAATGAACACAGATGGTGATGCTCAAAAAATTAGTTTCGACGCTGATTTTTAAATAATTGCCACAAAGTCTCTAAGCAGAATTTTGAATAATAAAATACTTGTTCGATGCAGTTTTTAGGAAATTACAAAAGACGTTGAATGATTACGGTTAGTTCTAAAATCAGAAATCGTTAATCATCAATCGTTAATTTTTTTGACCTCATTGATTAATTATAGAATGCCCGGGATTAGTTTCCCAAAAAACACAACAATTAACGAATACCCGAAAAACAGAGAAGGGATTTTCTGTTTTGAAAAACAAAAAAGCTTATGTACGTAATTAAAAGAGATGGTAGAAAAGAACCTGTAATGTTCGACAAAATCACAGATAGAATTAAAAAGCTATGCTATGGTTTGAATGATTTGGTAGATGCTGTGAAAGTGGCAATGCGTGTAATCGAAGGACTTTACGATGGGGTTTCTACATCTGAATTGGACAATCTAGCAGCAGAAACGGCAGCGTCAATGACTATCGCGCATCCCGATTATGCTCAATTAGCAGCTCGTATTGCTATTTCGAATTTACATTCGAATACCAATAAATCGTTCTCAGAAACAATGGACGAAATGTATCATTACGTAAATCCAAGAAATGGGCAAAAAGCACCATTATTGTCTGATGAAGTACATGAAGTTATTCAAGCAAATGCTGAGTTTTTGAACTCACACATTATATATAACAGAGATTTCAATTACGATTACTTTGGTTTTAA encodes the following:
- a CDS encoding MarC family protein, which gives rise to MFIDFNEILTVGMVLFAVIDIVGSVPIIVDLKRKHGIIESGKASIVAGIIMLIFLFTGESFLKVVGIDVNSFAVAGSFVLFCIALEMILGIRIYRDEEASSASIVPIAFPLVAGAGTMTTLLSLRSQYHSINIVIAIIINITIVFFVLKSSSKIEKLLGQDGLGVVRKTFGIVLLAIAVKLFAANVKGLFI
- a CDS encoding DUF3109 family protein; translation: MFQLGKTIVSEDILGKEFVCNLSACKGACCVDGDAGAPLSAEETKILEEIYPKVKPFLRKEGIAAIEAQGTWTTGTDGELETPLIDNKDCSYVIFDGKTALCGIEQAYNQGLVDWKKPVSCHLYPIRIKDFSEFAAVNYDKWDICDDACSLGKELEVPVYKFVKEALVRRFGEDWYAELDLVAQEWKSQGSKLR
- a CDS encoding ribonucleotide-diphosphate reductase subunit beta encodes the protein MSQVEPILQENKNRFVIFPIKHHDIWEFYKSMEASFWTAEEIDLSQDLNDWNNKLSDDERYFIKHILAFFAASDGIVNENLAENFVNEVQYAEAKFFYGFQIMMENIHSETYSLLIDTYVKDEAEKDDLFNALEVFPAIKKKADWALKWIDSDSFAERLIAFAAVEGIFFSGAFCSIYWLKKRGLMPGLTFSNELISRDEGVHCDFAVHLHNHHLINPVSKERIRTIIVDALNIEREFITESLPVSLIGMNAVLMTQYLEFVADRLLVELGCEREYNTTNPFDFMDMISLQGKTNFFEKKVAEYQKSGVMNTDGDAQKISFDADF